From the genome of Rarobacter incanus, one region includes:
- the lgt gene encoding prolipoprotein diacylglyceryl transferase, giving the protein MRGSGETVLASIPSPTWNAFHLGPLTIHAYALCLLAGIGVAVWWTAKRWQARGGDPDAIYTICLWAVPFGIVGGRIYHVITSPDQYFGAGGNPVAALYIWNGGLGIWGAIALGAVGAWLGCRSTGVSIIDFADVAAPPILLAQAIGRWGNWFNQELFGGPTDLPWALSVSPGIAQAAGYAPGTTFHPTFLYESLWSLLGVALLLLCERRLRMRRGQVFWLYVLIYTTGRLWVEMLRVDQAHHFLGLRLNVWTAVVLLVVSAAAVVTLGRRSSSIGPTPGAD; this is encoded by the coding sequence GTGAGGGGAAGCGGGGAAACGGTCCTCGCTTCGATCCCCAGCCCCACCTGGAACGCATTCCACCTGGGGCCGCTCACGATCCACGCGTATGCGCTGTGTTTGCTTGCCGGGATCGGCGTTGCCGTTTGGTGGACCGCGAAGCGATGGCAGGCCAGGGGCGGTGACCCCGATGCGATCTATACGATCTGCTTGTGGGCCGTTCCCTTCGGAATCGTCGGCGGCAGGATCTACCACGTCATCACCAGCCCGGATCAGTACTTCGGTGCGGGAGGAAACCCGGTCGCGGCCCTATACATCTGGAACGGCGGGCTGGGAATTTGGGGTGCGATTGCGCTTGGCGCTGTCGGCGCGTGGCTTGGGTGCCGCTCGACGGGGGTGTCGATCATTGACTTCGCTGACGTGGCGGCGCCGCCCATCTTGCTGGCGCAGGCGATCGGACGCTGGGGCAACTGGTTCAACCAGGAGCTATTCGGCGGCCCGACCGACCTTCCGTGGGCGCTCAGCGTGTCACCGGGCATTGCCCAGGCGGCCGGATACGCGCCCGGAACGACCTTTCATCCCACGTTTTTGTACGAGTCGCTGTGGTCGCTCCTCGGCGTCGCGCTGCTGTTGCTGTGCGAGCGCCGCCTTCGGATGCGTCGCGGTCAGGTATTCTGGCTATACGTGCTGATCTACACCACCGGACGATTGTGGGTAGAGATGTTGAGAGTTGACCAGGCCCACCACTTCCTGGGCCTGCGGCTCAACGTCTGGACCGCAGTGGTACTTCTGGTTGTATCCGCAGCAGCCGTCGTAACGCTTGGGAGAAGATCTTCAAGCATCGGCCCGACTCCGGGCGCCGACTAA